A region of the Pantoea alfalfae genome:
TGTTCATCGCCGACTGCATATACTCAATTTCTGTGCCCACAATCGGGGGCGCATTAAATGGAATCATGACCTTTCCTGTAAAACCAGTAGGCGGTGCTGTCGAGTCGGGCACCGCTGCGTAAATAGAGGCGCATCGCCGTGAGATTACTGAGCTGGGTAGCCACCCGAAGCTGAGCCAACTGCCTTACCCGCGCCCAGTCAGCCGCCGCCAGTAGCAGTCGCTGACCCAGCCCCTGACCCTGCGCGTCAGGCATTACGCCCAGCAGGCCAATGCGAGCATCGCCATCCACCGCGCGCAGCGAAACAAATCCCTGCAGCTGACCGGTGGCATCACTGGCCACCAGACACTGATCGTCAAACGTCCCACGCACCGCATTCTCAATCCACTGCGCATAAAAACGGCCGCTGGCGTCCGGTGCGTACCAGGCCGCGCGAAAACGGCTCTGGCTGAAAAGCTGTGACGCTGCATCACGCAGTTGCGGAATCTGTGCTTCGCGCGCAATGCGAATCCCCGCCTGCCGTTCTGTCTCTTTAATCGCCAGCGTCAGGTCCGCCTCGCCTTCTGCCAGCTGGAACTGATGCTGCTGCAGCGTATCAATCAACGCCGTCTCGCTGGCAGCCACTTTCATCTGCATCAGCGCACAGGGATGATGCAGCGCCTGCTCCAGCGGAATGTCACCTTCCGGCTCCAGCCGCACGGTCTCAACACCGAAGAATGCACTTTCCCAGCTAAGGGGATTAATACTGACGTGGACGGACATGTAATAAATCCAGCAGGTATTGGCCGTAGCCGGTTTTTGTCAGCGCTTCACCGGCAGCACGCAGCTGGTCATCACTGAGCCAGTTGTTACGCCAGGCGATCTCTTCCAGGCAGGCAATTTTAAAGCCCTGACGTTTTTCCACGGTCTGCACAAACATGCTGGCTTCCACCAGGCTGTCATGGGTGCCGGTATCCAGCCAGGCAAAGCCGCGTCCCAGCAGTTCGACCGTCATCTCACCACGCTCCAGATACATCTGGTTAATGGCGGTAATTTCCAGCTCGCCCCGCGAAGAAGGCTTAACCTGTTTCGCGAATTCGATAACCTGATTGTCATAGAAATAGAGTCCAGTGACCGCCCAGCGCGATTTCGGCTGCAGTGGCTTCTCTTCAATCGATATCGCTTTGAAGTTATCGTCAAACTCCACCACACCGAAACGTTCCGGGTCCATAACCTGATAGCCGAACACCGTTGCGCCACGATTCTGTTCGACGACTTTCCGCAGCTTGGGACTGAAACCCTGACCAAAATAGAGGTTATCACCCAGCACCAGGCAGCAATTGTCCTCGCCGATAAAGGATTCGCCGATGATAAAGGCCTGCGCCAGTCCATCGGGGCTGGGCTGCACCGCATAGCTGAGGCGTATGCCAAATTCACTGCCATCGCCCAGCAAACGTTCAAACTGCGCCCGATCTTCCGGCGTGGTAATTAACAGAATGTCGCGAATACCCGCCAGCATCAGCACGGAGAGCGGGTAGTAGATCATCGGTTTGTCGTAAACCGGCAGAAGTTGCTTTGATACTGCACGGGTTATCGGGTGTAACCGCGTGCCCGATCCTCCCGCTAAAATGATGCCTTTCATCGCTGCTCCTTACGCGGATTTAATGCGATAAGCCGAGGCGTTCGCCCTGATAGCGACCATCCAGAATAGCCTGCCACCAGGCGGGATTATCCAGATACCATGCCACGGTTTTGCGCATGCCGCTTTCAAAGGTTTCCTGCGGCACCCAGCCAAGTTCATGCGCAATTTTACTGGCATCAATGGCGTAGCGCTGATCGTGACCAGGCCGATCAGTGACATAGGTAATCAGGTCACGGTAATGCGCCAGCCCGGCAGGCTTCTGCTCTACAGCCAGCTCTTCCAGCAGGCTGCAGATGGTTTCAACCACCTCGATATTGCGGCGTTCGTTATGGCCGCCAATATTGTAGGTTTCGCCTGGCTTACCCTGACTGACCACCTGATAGAGTGCGCGAGCGTGATCTTCAACGTAGAGCCAGTCACGAATCTGCTGTCCGTTGCCGTAAACCGGCAAGGCTTTGCCGGCCAGCGCATTGATGATGGTCAGGGGGATCAGCTTCTCCGGGAAATGGCAGGGACCGTAGTTGTTTGAGCAGTTGGTGACCAGCGTGGGCAGACCATAGGTTCGCAGCCAGGCCCGCACTAAATGGTCGCTGCTGGCCTTAGAGGCGGCGTAAGGACTGCTTGGCGCATAAGGGGTGGTTTCGGTGAAATAAGCCTGGCTGTCATGCAGATCGCCAAATACTTCATCGGTCGAGATATGGTGGAACAGAAAGGCCGTTTTGCGCGTATCATCCAGGCTTTGCCAGTAAGAACGCGCGGCTTCCAGCAGCTGATAGGTCCCGACAATATTCGTCTCGATAAAAGCCACCGGCCCATCAATCGAGCGATCAACATGGCTTTCAGCCGC
Encoded here:
- the rfbA gene encoding glucose-1-phosphate thymidylyltransferase RfbA — translated: MKGIILAGGSGTRLHPITRAVSKQLLPVYDKPMIYYPLSVLMLAGIRDILLITTPEDRAQFERLLGDGSEFGIRLSYAVQPSPDGLAQAFIIGESFIGEDNCCLVLGDNLYFGQGFSPKLRKVVEQNRGATVFGYQVMDPERFGVVEFDDNFKAISIEEKPLQPKSRWAVTGLYFYDNQVIEFAKQVKPSSRGELEITAINQMYLERGEMTVELLGRGFAWLDTGTHDSLVEASMFVQTVEKRQGFKIACLEEIAWRNNWLSDDQLRAAGEALTKTGYGQYLLDLLHVRPRQY
- the rffC gene encoding dTDP-4-amino-4,6-dideoxy-D-galactose acyltransferase, with the translated sequence MSVHVSINPLSWESAFFGVETVRLEPEGDIPLEQALHHPCALMQMKVAASETALIDTLQQHQFQLAEGEADLTLAIKETERQAGIRIAREAQIPQLRDAASQLFSQSRFRAAWYAPDASGRFYAQWIENAVRGTFDDQCLVASDATGQLQGFVSLRAVDGDARIGLLGVMPDAQGQGLGQRLLLAAADWARVRQLAQLRVATQLSNLTAMRLYLRSGARLDSTAYWFYRKGHDSI
- the rffG gene encoding dTDP-glucose 4,6-dehydratase, whose protein sequence is MKRFLITGGAGFIGSALVRFLITETEHQVVVVDKLSYAGNLASLASVADSPRFCFEQVDICDRPSLDQVFARHQPDCVMHLAAESHVDRSIDGPVAFIETNIVGTYQLLEAARSYWQSLDDTRKTAFLFHHISTDEVFGDLHDSQAYFTETTPYAPSSPYAASKASSDHLVRAWLRTYGLPTLVTNCSNNYGPCHFPEKLIPLTIINALAGKALPVYGNGQQIRDWLYVEDHARALYQVVSQGKPGETYNIGGHNERRNIEVVETICSLLEELAVEQKPAGLAHYRDLITYVTDRPGHDQRYAIDASKIAHELGWVPQETFESGMRKTVAWYLDNPAWWQAILDGRYQGERLGLSH